The following proteins are co-located in the Imtechella halotolerans genome:
- a CDS encoding cysteine desulfurase family protein, giving the protein MNNLYFDSAATTQVRSEVIEKMQEALSQFYGNPSSTHSFGRSAKSLIERARKTIAKQLNAQPSEIIFTSGGTEADNMILRCAVRDLGVKTIITAKTEHHAVLHTAEQLEKEYGITVKFVVLDPDGTPNLEYLEHLLKQGDEKKLVSLMHVNNEIGNLLPVEEVASICKANDALFHSDTVQSIGHFEWDVQKTPIDFMTAAAHKFHGPKGVGFAYIRKDSGLKPLIFGGEQERGFRAGTEPMHNIVGLEEAFVQGYSKMTEERAYVSDLKRYFIQEFSKAFPEGVFNGASGDMEKSTYTLVNVGLPISEEKAQILLFHLDINGVACSKGSACQSGSTGASHVLSAFMSSEALKRPALRFSFSHYNTKEEIDQVIRILSDFAKS; this is encoded by the coding sequence ATGAATAATTTATACTTTGATAGCGCTGCAACTACTCAGGTACGTAGCGAAGTAATTGAGAAAATGCAAGAAGCACTATCGCAATTTTATGGGAACCCATCATCTACTCATAGTTTTGGTCGATCTGCGAAAAGTCTTATTGAACGGGCTAGAAAAACAATAGCGAAACAACTTAATGCGCAACCTTCTGAAATTATATTCACATCTGGAGGAACTGAAGCTGATAATATGATTTTAAGATGCGCGGTTCGTGATTTGGGAGTGAAAACAATAATTACTGCTAAAACTGAACACCATGCTGTATTGCATACAGCAGAACAATTAGAAAAGGAATACGGAATCACCGTAAAATTTGTGGTTTTAGATCCAGATGGGACGCCTAATTTAGAATATCTTGAGCATTTATTGAAGCAAGGAGATGAGAAGAAATTAGTGAGTCTCATGCACGTAAATAATGAAATTGGTAATTTACTTCCGGTAGAAGAGGTGGCTAGTATTTGTAAAGCAAATGATGCGCTGTTTCATTCTGATACAGTTCAATCAATTGGTCACTTTGAGTGGGATGTGCAAAAAACACCGATTGATTTTATGACGGCTGCGGCACATAAGTTTCATGGACCCAAAGGAGTAGGGTTTGCCTACATTCGAAAGGATTCCGGCTTAAAACCTTTGATTTTTGGTGGAGAGCAAGAACGTGGCTTTAGAGCTGGAACTGAACCTATGCATAATATTGTCGGTCTGGAAGAGGCTTTTGTTCAGGGGTATTCAAAAATGACTGAAGAGCGAGCCTATGTAAGCGACCTAAAGCGTTACTTTATACAAGAGTTTTCAAAGGCTTTTCCAGAAGGGGTGTTTAATGGAGCATCAGGAGATATGGAGAAAAGTACCTACACTCTAGTAAATGTTGGTCTGCCTATATCTGAAGAGAAAGCACAGATTTTACTTTTTCATTTAGATATTAATGGGGTTGCCTGTTCAAAAGGGAGTGCTTGTCAGAGTGGAAGTACGGGAGCTTCTCATGTACTTTCTGCATTTATGTCGTCTGAGGCGCTAAAGCGTCCTGCATTGCGTTTTTCATTTTCCCACTATAATACCAAAGAGGAAATTGATCAGGTAATCAGGATTTTGTCAGACTTTGCCAAAAGCTAA
- a CDS encoding Smr/MutS family protein, whose protein sequence is MKMLRIGDKVETIDDALKGIVKRIKGDTVHVMVDQGFELVFTQRELVKIASEDIIAVNRQELQQVIAEKELPKRRKISTVKPKDRNQPKMEVDLHIHHLVPSSKGMSNYDMLSLQLETAKRQLEFAIKNRIQKVVFIHGVGEGVLKTELEYLFGRFDQVSFYDADYQKYGLGATEVYIYQNAK, encoded by the coding sequence ATGAAAATGTTAAGGATAGGTGATAAAGTAGAAACTATTGATGATGCGTTGAAAGGAATAGTAAAACGCATAAAGGGAGATACCGTCCATGTGATGGTAGATCAAGGCTTTGAACTTGTTTTTACGCAAAGGGAATTAGTTAAAATTGCTTCAGAAGATATTATTGCTGTAAATAGACAAGAACTACAACAAGTAATTGCAGAAAAGGAATTGCCAAAAAGAAGAAAGATTTCTACCGTAAAACCTAAAGATCGCAACCAACCTAAAATGGAAGTAGATTTACATATTCATCATTTGGTGCCTTCATCAAAAGGAATGAGTAATTACGATATGTTAAGTCTACAACTTGAAACCGCTAAAAGGCAACTAGAATTTGCGATTAAAAATCGAATTCAAAAAGTGGTTTTTATTCATGGCGTTGGGGAAGGGGTGTTAAAAACTGAATTGGAGTATCTATTCGGAAGATTTGACCAAGTTAGCTTTTATGATGCCGACTACCAAAAATATGGACTAGGTGCCACGGAGGTATATATTTATCAGAATGCAAAATAA
- a CDS encoding DUF2752 domain-containing protein, with the protein MKTILSILIPIRTSVDDYMLPCINKKLFGIDCMGCGFQRAFSLLLKGDFIAAFQMYPAIYTLLLLGLFLIAGLFVKFKYSEKIKIGLVILNLLIIVVSYIIKINQ; encoded by the coding sequence TTGAAAACTATACTATCCATTTTAATTCCTATTCGTACCTCTGTAGACGATTATATGTTACCATGTATCAACAAAAAGCTTTTTGGAATAGACTGTATGGGATGTGGCTTTCAACGTGCTTTTTCTCTATTATTAAAAGGAGATTTCATAGCTGCCTTTCAAATGTATCCCGCTATATACACTTTATTGTTATTAGGCCTTTTTTTAATTGCAGGACTATTTGTTAAGTTCAAGTATAGTGAAAAAATAAAAATAGGCTTAGTGATTCTAAATCTTCTTATTATCGTCGTAAGCTATATCATTAAAATTAACCAATAA
- a CDS encoding CCC motif membrane protein: MEKQSLSTVWIYVLSILGLPLCCCAGLGFIPAGIAYFMANGQIKKFYSNPEAYDGLQAVKTAKIIALVVVIINILYLAYFIYQLSTVGWSNILNEYQMQMKQYE; this comes from the coding sequence ATGGAAAAACAATCACTCAGTACAGTCTGGATTTATGTACTTTCAATCTTAGGATTGCCGCTTTGCTGCTGCGCAGGTTTAGGATTTATACCTGCTGGAATTGCTTATTTTATGGCCAATGGTCAAATCAAGAAATTTTACAGCAACCCAGAAGCTTATGATGGGCTTCAAGCTGTTAAAACAGCAAAAATTATTGCCCTAGTGGTCGTAATTATTAATATCCTGTATTTGGCCTATTTCATTTATCAATTAAGCACCGTTGGATGGAGTAATATCCTTAATGAGTACCAAATGCAAATGAAGCAATATGAATAA